The following coding sequences are from one Archocentrus centrarchus isolate MPI-CPG fArcCen1 chromosome 4, fArcCen1, whole genome shotgun sequence window:
- the kita gene encoding mast/stem cell growth factor receptor kita isoform X1 has protein sequence MITMEYHWILLSVFLQLTFHPGDTKPTITPAASHLVVQLNEPFKLHCQGENRTQWKRERSKALVAKEINGMWTFEIPRAQPTHMGRYICQEEGSKEQASIYVYVKDSGNPFRKIKLNKVVAHEGETAYFPCLATDPDLENLHLEKCNTETLAPGLQISASLEHGIYLYNTQKAYSGCYVCTGTLAEKDVRSEKFALQVVPVPIAPPVVELQPSTRVILTRGERFSLFCNTTNANREINITWVTPPGSGAVWYPQQPAKVGSSTESLMEKYGNRHRTTLQIDAVRPEDAGSYKCEVKNRKGTSTKSVWLDVYERGFIDLIPTDNRTFHVRSGESLSLKVNIVAYPKPHISWSFKGHELRNTSDHVITTHSDQYSYISELRLVRLKMSEGGVYTFQASNSDASANQTFTVFVISKPEIVSIDGPVNGQVRCVAEGFPAPQITWYYCEQPYVRCSQQVNATQEELNVITITLVSPMFGKTEVESRVNISRAQFNTLECVATVEGEQAYTLFSISEKRVPHDLFTPLLIGSISAAGILCLILIMLFYKYMQKPKYQIQWKVIGNDYVDIDPTQLPYDDQWEFPRNNLRFGKTLGSGAFGKVVEATAYGLSKADSVMTVAVKMLKSSAHATEKEALMSELKVLSYLGNHINIVNLLGACTVGGPTLVITEYCCFGDLLNFLRRKRDSCICFKLEDDYYNRNVMQQRVTDGDSLNSYMTMKPSVAGNPLVSSSTEKRNSLRKGGPYVEADTENEMFADDGLSLDTEDLLSFSYQVAKGMEFLASKNCIHRDLAARNILLTEGRVAKICDFGLARDITTDSNYVVKGNARLPVKWMSPESIFECVYTFESDVWSYGILLWEIFSLGNSPYPGMPVDAKFYKLIKEGYRMDAPEFAPNEMYQIMRCCWDADPFNRPPFRKVVERIEQQLSDATKHIYLNFSSILPIMPRAREEPNSQSSPFHSAGSNSTPTQPLLVQHEVFLEGTALSAQWV, from the exons ATGATAACTATGGAATACCACTGGAtacttctctctgtgtttttacaGCTAACCTTCCATCCAG GTGACACAAAGCCCACCATCACCCCTGCTGCGTCCCACCTCGTCGTTCAGCTCAACGAACCTTTCAAATTGCACTGCCAAGGTGAGAACAGGACACAGTGGAAGCGGGAGAGGTCAAAGGCGCTGGTAGCAAAAGAGATCAATGGGATGTGGACATTTGAAATTCCCAGGGCTCAACCTACTCACATGGGCCGCTATATCTGCCAGGAAGAGGGTTCCAAGGAACAAGCCTCCATCTACGTCTATGTGAAAG attcTGGAAATCCcttcagaaaaataaagctgaataagGTTGTTGCACATGAGGGAGAAACGGCTTACTTCCCCTGCCTGGCGACTGATCCAGATCTGGAGAATCTGCACCTGGAAAAATGCAACACTGAAACTCTGGCCCCTGGTCTCCAGATCTCTGCAAGCCTGGAGCATGGTATTTACCTTTACAACACACAAAAGGCCTACAGTGGTTGCTACGTGTGTACAGGAACACTTGCAGAAAAGGACGTCAGATCAGAGAAATTCGCCCTACAAGTTGTACCAG TACCTATTGCGCCTCCTGTGGTTGAGCTGCAACCATCCACAAGAGTGATTCTGACCCGGGGTGAGAGATTCTCCCTCTTCTGCAACACCACTAATGCCAACAGAGAAATCAACATCACGTGGGTCACCCCACCTGGCTCG GGTGCCGTCTGGTATCCACAGCAACCAGCAAAGGTTGGCAGTTCTACAGAATCCCTGATGGAAAAATACGGCAATAGGCACAGAACCACGCTGCAGATCGATGCAGTACGGCCAGAAGATGCTGGGAGTTACAAATGTGAGGTTAAGAATAGAAAAGGGACCAGCACCAAGTCAGTGTGGCTCGATGTGTATG AAAGAGGATTCATCGACTTAATCCCCACCGACAACCGGACCTTTCATGTCCGTTCAGGCGAGAGTTTGTCCCTGAAAGTTAACATAGTGGCTTATCCAAAGCCTCACATCTCCTGGAGCTTTAAGGGCCACGAGCTGAGAAACACAAGTGACCATGTCATCACCACACACAGTGATCAATACAG CTACATCAGTGAGCTGAGGCTAGTGCGGCTGAAAATGTCAGAGGGTGGAGTTTACACCTTTCAAGCCTCCAACAGCGATGCATCAGCAAATCAGACATTCACCGTCTTTGTGATCA GTAAACCAGAAATTGTATCAATTGACGGTCCAGTGAATGGACAGGTACGCTGTGTGGCTGAGGGGTTCCCTGCTCCCCAGATCACCTGGTACTACTGTGAGCAGCCGTATGTCAG GTGCTCCCAGCAGGTAAATGCCACCCAGGAGGAGCTCAATGTCATCACCATCACACTGGTCAGTCCCATGTTCGGGAAGACAGAGGTGGAGAGTCGGGTGAACATCAGCAGAGCACAGTTTAATACCCTGGAATGCGTGGCTACAGTGGAGGGAGAGCAAGCCTACACACTCTTCTCTATTAGTG AAAAAAGAGTTCCACATGATTTGTTCACCCCTCTGCTGATTGGCTCCATTTCGGCAGCAGGCATCCTGTGCCTCATCCTTATCATGTTGTTCTACAAGTACATGCAG AAACCCAAATACCAGATTCAGTGGAAAGTTATTGGAAATGACTATGTGGACATTGACCCCACCCAGCTACCATACGATGACCAGTGGGAGTTTCCACGAAACAACTTGCGCTTTG GGAAAACTCTGGGATCTGGTGCATTTGGAAAAGTGGTGGAAGCCACTGCATATGGACTCTCCAAAGCAGATTCAGTCATGACTGTGGCTGTGAAAATGCTCAAAT CTAGCGCTCATGCCACAGAGAAAGAGGCACTGATGTCAGAGCTGAAAGTCCTCAGTTACTTGGGAAACCACATTAATATTGTCAACCTGCTGGGAGCCTGCACTGTTGGAG GTCCTACACTGGTGATCACAGAGTACTGCTGCTTCGGAGATCTTCTTAATTTTCTACGCAGAAAGAGAGACTCCTGCATCTGCTTTAAGCTTGAGGACGACTACTACAACCGCAACGTCATGCAGCAGAGAGTCACAGATGG CGACAGCTTGAATAGCTATATGACCATGAAGCCTTCTGTTGCTGGCAACCCACTGGTCAGCTCATCCACTGAGAAGAGAAATTCGCTACGCAAAG GCGGTCCCTACGTTGAAGCAGACACAGAGAACGAGATGTTTGCCGATGACGGTCTGTCCCTGGACACCGAAGATCTCCTCAGCTTCTCGTACCAAGTTGCCAAAGGCATGGAATTCTTAGCCTCGAAAAAT tgtattCACAGAGACCTGGCTGCCAGAAATATCCTACTCACTGAAGGAAGGGTGGCAAAAATCTGTGATTTTGGCCTCGCCCGAGACATCACCACAGATTCTAATTATGTTGTCAAAGGCAAT gctCGTCTACCAGTGAAGTGGATGTCTCCAGAAAGTATCTTtgagtgtgtgtatacattCGAGAGTGACGTGTGGTCATATGGCATTTTGCTTTGGGAAATCTTCTCACTGG GAAACAGTCCTTATCCTGGTATGCCGGTGGATGCCAAGTTCTACAAACTAATAAAAGAAGGATACAGAATGGATGCCCCAGAGTTTGCGCCCAATGAAAT GTATCAGATTATGAGGTGTTGCTGGGATGCTGACCCCTTCAACAGACCCCCCTTCAGGAAGGTCGTGGAAAGGATTGAACAGCAGCTTTCAGATGCCACTAAGCAT ATTTATCTGAACTTCAGCTCCATTCTTCCTATTATGCCTCGTGCGAGGGAGGAGCCGAATTCTCAGAGCTCACCGTTTCACTCAGCCGGCAGTAACAGCACTCCAACCCAGCCCTTACTGGTCCAACACGAGGTCTTCCTGGAGGGAACAGCCCTCTCAGCCCAGTGGGTGTGA
- the kita gene encoding mast/stem cell growth factor receptor kita isoform X2, which yields MITMEYHWILLSVFLQLTFHPGDTKPTITPAASHLVVQLNEPFKLHCQGENRTQWKRERSKALVAKEINGMWTFEIPRAQPTHMGRYICQEEGSKEQASIYVYVKDSGNPFRKIKLNKVVAHEGETAYFPCLATDPDLENLHLEKCNTETLAPGLQISASLEHGIYLYNTQKAYSGCYVCTGTLAEKDVRSEKFALQVVPVPIAPPVVELQPSTRVILTRGERFSLFCNTTNANREINITWVTPPGSQPAKVGSSTESLMEKYGNRHRTTLQIDAVRPEDAGSYKCEVKNRKGTSTKSVWLDVYERGFIDLIPTDNRTFHVRSGESLSLKVNIVAYPKPHISWSFKGHELRNTSDHVITTHSDQYSYISELRLVRLKMSEGGVYTFQASNSDASANQTFTVFVISKPEIVSIDGPVNGQVRCVAEGFPAPQITWYYCEQPYVRCSQQVNATQEELNVITITLVSPMFGKTEVESRVNISRAQFNTLECVATVEGEQAYTLFSISEKRVPHDLFTPLLIGSISAAGILCLILIMLFYKYMQKPKYQIQWKVIGNDYVDIDPTQLPYDDQWEFPRNNLRFGKTLGSGAFGKVVEATAYGLSKADSVMTVAVKMLKSSAHATEKEALMSELKVLSYLGNHINIVNLLGACTVGGPTLVITEYCCFGDLLNFLRRKRDSCICFKLEDDYYNRNVMQQRVTDGDSLNSYMTMKPSVAGNPLVSSSTEKRNSLRKGGPYVEADTENEMFADDGLSLDTEDLLSFSYQVAKGMEFLASKNCIHRDLAARNILLTEGRVAKICDFGLARDITTDSNYVVKGNARLPVKWMSPESIFECVYTFESDVWSYGILLWEIFSLGNSPYPGMPVDAKFYKLIKEGYRMDAPEFAPNEMYQIMRCCWDADPFNRPPFRKVVERIEQQLSDATKHIYLNFSSILPIMPRAREEPNSQSSPFHSAGSNSTPTQPLLVQHEVFLEGTALSAQWV from the exons ATGATAACTATGGAATACCACTGGAtacttctctctgtgtttttacaGCTAACCTTCCATCCAG GTGACACAAAGCCCACCATCACCCCTGCTGCGTCCCACCTCGTCGTTCAGCTCAACGAACCTTTCAAATTGCACTGCCAAGGTGAGAACAGGACACAGTGGAAGCGGGAGAGGTCAAAGGCGCTGGTAGCAAAAGAGATCAATGGGATGTGGACATTTGAAATTCCCAGGGCTCAACCTACTCACATGGGCCGCTATATCTGCCAGGAAGAGGGTTCCAAGGAACAAGCCTCCATCTACGTCTATGTGAAAG attcTGGAAATCCcttcagaaaaataaagctgaataagGTTGTTGCACATGAGGGAGAAACGGCTTACTTCCCCTGCCTGGCGACTGATCCAGATCTGGAGAATCTGCACCTGGAAAAATGCAACACTGAAACTCTGGCCCCTGGTCTCCAGATCTCTGCAAGCCTGGAGCATGGTATTTACCTTTACAACACACAAAAGGCCTACAGTGGTTGCTACGTGTGTACAGGAACACTTGCAGAAAAGGACGTCAGATCAGAGAAATTCGCCCTACAAGTTGTACCAG TACCTATTGCGCCTCCTGTGGTTGAGCTGCAACCATCCACAAGAGTGATTCTGACCCGGGGTGAGAGATTCTCCCTCTTCTGCAACACCACTAATGCCAACAGAGAAATCAACATCACGTGGGTCACCCCACCTGGCTCG CAACCAGCAAAGGTTGGCAGTTCTACAGAATCCCTGATGGAAAAATACGGCAATAGGCACAGAACCACGCTGCAGATCGATGCAGTACGGCCAGAAGATGCTGGGAGTTACAAATGTGAGGTTAAGAATAGAAAAGGGACCAGCACCAAGTCAGTGTGGCTCGATGTGTATG AAAGAGGATTCATCGACTTAATCCCCACCGACAACCGGACCTTTCATGTCCGTTCAGGCGAGAGTTTGTCCCTGAAAGTTAACATAGTGGCTTATCCAAAGCCTCACATCTCCTGGAGCTTTAAGGGCCACGAGCTGAGAAACACAAGTGACCATGTCATCACCACACACAGTGATCAATACAG CTACATCAGTGAGCTGAGGCTAGTGCGGCTGAAAATGTCAGAGGGTGGAGTTTACACCTTTCAAGCCTCCAACAGCGATGCATCAGCAAATCAGACATTCACCGTCTTTGTGATCA GTAAACCAGAAATTGTATCAATTGACGGTCCAGTGAATGGACAGGTACGCTGTGTGGCTGAGGGGTTCCCTGCTCCCCAGATCACCTGGTACTACTGTGAGCAGCCGTATGTCAG GTGCTCCCAGCAGGTAAATGCCACCCAGGAGGAGCTCAATGTCATCACCATCACACTGGTCAGTCCCATGTTCGGGAAGACAGAGGTGGAGAGTCGGGTGAACATCAGCAGAGCACAGTTTAATACCCTGGAATGCGTGGCTACAGTGGAGGGAGAGCAAGCCTACACACTCTTCTCTATTAGTG AAAAAAGAGTTCCACATGATTTGTTCACCCCTCTGCTGATTGGCTCCATTTCGGCAGCAGGCATCCTGTGCCTCATCCTTATCATGTTGTTCTACAAGTACATGCAG AAACCCAAATACCAGATTCAGTGGAAAGTTATTGGAAATGACTATGTGGACATTGACCCCACCCAGCTACCATACGATGACCAGTGGGAGTTTCCACGAAACAACTTGCGCTTTG GGAAAACTCTGGGATCTGGTGCATTTGGAAAAGTGGTGGAAGCCACTGCATATGGACTCTCCAAAGCAGATTCAGTCATGACTGTGGCTGTGAAAATGCTCAAAT CTAGCGCTCATGCCACAGAGAAAGAGGCACTGATGTCAGAGCTGAAAGTCCTCAGTTACTTGGGAAACCACATTAATATTGTCAACCTGCTGGGAGCCTGCACTGTTGGAG GTCCTACACTGGTGATCACAGAGTACTGCTGCTTCGGAGATCTTCTTAATTTTCTACGCAGAAAGAGAGACTCCTGCATCTGCTTTAAGCTTGAGGACGACTACTACAACCGCAACGTCATGCAGCAGAGAGTCACAGATGG CGACAGCTTGAATAGCTATATGACCATGAAGCCTTCTGTTGCTGGCAACCCACTGGTCAGCTCATCCACTGAGAAGAGAAATTCGCTACGCAAAG GCGGTCCCTACGTTGAAGCAGACACAGAGAACGAGATGTTTGCCGATGACGGTCTGTCCCTGGACACCGAAGATCTCCTCAGCTTCTCGTACCAAGTTGCCAAAGGCATGGAATTCTTAGCCTCGAAAAAT tgtattCACAGAGACCTGGCTGCCAGAAATATCCTACTCACTGAAGGAAGGGTGGCAAAAATCTGTGATTTTGGCCTCGCCCGAGACATCACCACAGATTCTAATTATGTTGTCAAAGGCAAT gctCGTCTACCAGTGAAGTGGATGTCTCCAGAAAGTATCTTtgagtgtgtgtatacattCGAGAGTGACGTGTGGTCATATGGCATTTTGCTTTGGGAAATCTTCTCACTGG GAAACAGTCCTTATCCTGGTATGCCGGTGGATGCCAAGTTCTACAAACTAATAAAAGAAGGATACAGAATGGATGCCCCAGAGTTTGCGCCCAATGAAAT GTATCAGATTATGAGGTGTTGCTGGGATGCTGACCCCTTCAACAGACCCCCCTTCAGGAAGGTCGTGGAAAGGATTGAACAGCAGCTTTCAGATGCCACTAAGCAT ATTTATCTGAACTTCAGCTCCATTCTTCCTATTATGCCTCGTGCGAGGGAGGAGCCGAATTCTCAGAGCTCACCGTTTCACTCAGCCGGCAGTAACAGCACTCCAACCCAGCCCTTACTGGTCCAACACGAGGTCTTCCTGGAGGGAACAGCCCTCTCAGCCCAGTGGGTGTGA